From one Cucurbita pepo subsp. pepo cultivar mu-cu-16 chromosome LG17, ASM280686v2, whole genome shotgun sequence genomic stretch:
- the LOC111779133 gene encoding B3 domain-containing protein Os03g0120900-like isoform X3, which yields MDFLTKSKQEEEEEEEEEEEEEEEEEEEEIPTVACDFFTNSHSQNHHHCLQHPPNHSQNQHPPMDLSLRIDSNNNGFAVEREHMFDKVVTPSDVGKLNRLVIPKQHAEKYFPLNSTTNDKGLILNFEDRNGKPWRFRYSYWNSSQSYVMTKGWSRFVKDKKLDAGDVVSFQRGVGDFAKDRLFIDWRHRSDTSRPHPLLLLPQSLRWASDRHFTTLPPPPPLQPRRTHHHLYPNYALQMSNLGMGSHGSNNNSSMYYFQPSISSSTSSSLYRMRNGDGIVVNNEGSSMGINKGGSGGTTPKRLRLFGVNMECAAADGEGEHDVPNGGVSRRGKEPLSLNWDE from the exons ATGGATTTTCTCACAAAATcaaagcaagaagaagaagaagaagaagaagaagaagaggaggaggaggaggaggaggaagaagaagaaatcccGACTGTTGCATGCGATTTCTTCACAAATTCCCACTCTCAAAACCACCACCACTGCCTTCAACACCCTCCAA ATCACTCCCAAAATCAGCACCCTCCCATGGACCTGTCCCTCAGAATTGACTCCAACAACAATGGGTTTGCGGTTGAGAGAGAGCACATGTTCGACAAAGTGGTCACTCCAAGCGATGTCGGAAAATTAAACcgtcttgtcatcccaaagcAACACGCCGAAAAATACTTCCCTCTCAACTCAACAACCAACGACAAGGGCCTCATCTTGAACTTCGAGGACCGTAACGGCAAACCCTGGCGCTTCCGTTACTCCTACTGGAACAGCAGCCAGAGCTACGTGATGACAAAAGGCTGGAGCCGTTTTGTCAAAGACAAGAAATTGGATGCAGGCGACGTGGTTTCCTTCCAGCGTGGAGTTGGCGATTTCGCCAAGGACCGCCTTTTCATTGACTGGCGCCACCGTTCCGACACATCTCGCCCTCACccactcctcctcctcccacAGTCTCTTCGGTGGGCATCTGACCGCCACTTTACTACTCTCCCACCTCCGCCGCCACTGCAGCCCAGACGAACCCACCACCATCTCTATCCCAATTACGCCttacaaatgtcaaatttgGGGATGGGCAGTCACGgtagtaataataattcttcCATGTATTATTTTCAACCCTCTATTTCCTCTTCTACTTCCTCCTCTCTCTATAGGATGCGGAATGGGGATGGGATTGTGGTAAATAATGAAGGCTCTTCCATGGGGATTAACAAAGGCGGCTCCGGCGGCACGACCCCCAAACGACTCCGCCTGTTTGGAGTGAATATGGAGTGTGCTGCAGCTGATGGAGAAGGAGAACATGATGTTCCAAACGGCGGCGTTTCGAGGAGAGGGAAAGAGCCCTTGTCGTTGAATTGGGATGAGTGA
- the LOC111779133 gene encoding B3 domain-containing protein Os03g0120900-like isoform X1: MDFLTKSKQEEEEEEEEEEEEEEEEEEEEIPTVACDFFTNSHSQNHHHCLQHPPNHSQNQHPPNHSQNQHPPNHSQNQHPPMDLSLRIDSNNNGFAVEREHMFDKVVTPSDVGKLNRLVIPKQHAEKYFPLNSTTNDKGLILNFEDRNGKPWRFRYSYWNSSQSYVMTKGWSRFVKDKKLDAGDVVSFQRGVGDFAKDRLFIDWRHRSDTSRPHPLLLLPQSLRWASDRHFTTLPPPPPLQPRRTHHHLYPNYALQMSNLGMGSHGSNNNSSMYYFQPSISSSTSSSLYRMRNGDGIVVNNEGSSMGINKGGSGGTTPKRLRLFGVNMECAAADGEGEHDVPNGGVSRRGKEPLSLNWDE, encoded by the coding sequence ATGGATTTTCTCACAAAATcaaagcaagaagaagaagaagaagaagaagaagaagaggaggaggaggaggaggaggaagaagaagaaatcccGACTGTTGCATGCGATTTCTTCACAAATTCCCACTCTCAAAACCACCACCACTGCCTTCAACACCCTCCAAATCACTCCCAAAATCAGCACCCTCCAAATCACTCCCAAAATCAGCACCCTCCAAATCACTCCCAAAATCAGCACCCTCCCATGGACCTGTCCCTCAGAATTGACTCCAACAACAATGGGTTTGCGGTTGAGAGAGAGCACATGTTCGACAAAGTGGTCACTCCAAGCGATGTCGGAAAATTAAACcgtcttgtcatcccaaagcAACACGCCGAAAAATACTTCCCTCTCAACTCAACAACCAACGACAAGGGCCTCATCTTGAACTTCGAGGACCGTAACGGCAAACCCTGGCGCTTCCGTTACTCCTACTGGAACAGCAGCCAGAGCTACGTGATGACAAAAGGCTGGAGCCGTTTTGTCAAAGACAAGAAATTGGATGCAGGCGACGTGGTTTCCTTCCAGCGTGGAGTTGGCGATTTCGCCAAGGACCGCCTTTTCATTGACTGGCGCCACCGTTCCGACACATCTCGCCCTCACccactcctcctcctcccacAGTCTCTTCGGTGGGCATCTGACCGCCACTTTACTACTCTCCCACCTCCGCCGCCACTGCAGCCCAGACGAACCCACCACCATCTCTATCCCAATTACGCCttacaaatgtcaaatttgGGGATGGGCAGTCACGgtagtaataataattcttcCATGTATTATTTTCAACCCTCTATTTCCTCTTCTACTTCCTCCTCTCTCTATAGGATGCGGAATGGGGATGGGATTGTGGTAAATAATGAAGGCTCTTCCATGGGGATTAACAAAGGCGGCTCCGGCGGCACGACCCCCAAACGACTCCGCCTGTTTGGAGTGAATATGGAGTGTGCTGCAGCTGATGGAGAAGGAGAACATGATGTTCCAAACGGCGGCGTTTCGAGGAGAGGGAAAGAGCCCTTGTCGTTGAATTGGGATGAGTGA
- the LOC111779133 gene encoding B3 domain-containing protein Os03g0120900-like isoform X2 gives MDFLTKSKQEEEEEEEEEEEEEEEEEEEEIPTVACDFFTNSHSQNHHHCLQHPPNHSQNQHPPMDLSLRIDSNNNGFAVEREHMFDKVVTPSDVGKLNRLVIPKQHAEKYFPLNSTTNDKGLILNFEDRNGKPWRFRYSYWNSSQSYVMTKGWSRFVKDKKLDAGDVVSFQRGVGDFAKDRLFIDWRHRSDTSRPHPLLLLPQSLRWASDRHFTTLPPPPPLQPRRTHHHLYPNYALQMSNLGMGSHGSNNNSSMYYFQPSISSSTSSSLYRMRNGDGIVVNNEGSSMGINKGGSGGTTPKRLRLFGVNMECAAADGEGEHDVPNGGVSRRGKEPLSLNWDE, from the exons ATGGATTTTCTCACAAAATcaaagcaagaagaagaagaagaagaagaagaagaagaggaggaggaggaggaggaggaagaagaagaaatcccGACTGTTGCATGCGATTTCTTCACAAATTCCCACTCTCAAAACCACCACCACTGCCTTCAACACCCTCCAAATCACTCCCAAAATCAGCAC CCTCCCATGGACCTGTCCCTCAGAATTGACTCCAACAACAATGGGTTTGCGGTTGAGAGAGAGCACATGTTCGACAAAGTGGTCACTCCAAGCGATGTCGGAAAATTAAACcgtcttgtcatcccaaagcAACACGCCGAAAAATACTTCCCTCTCAACTCAACAACCAACGACAAGGGCCTCATCTTGAACTTCGAGGACCGTAACGGCAAACCCTGGCGCTTCCGTTACTCCTACTGGAACAGCAGCCAGAGCTACGTGATGACAAAAGGCTGGAGCCGTTTTGTCAAAGACAAGAAATTGGATGCAGGCGACGTGGTTTCCTTCCAGCGTGGAGTTGGCGATTTCGCCAAGGACCGCCTTTTCATTGACTGGCGCCACCGTTCCGACACATCTCGCCCTCACccactcctcctcctcccacAGTCTCTTCGGTGGGCATCTGACCGCCACTTTACTACTCTCCCACCTCCGCCGCCACTGCAGCCCAGACGAACCCACCACCATCTCTATCCCAATTACGCCttacaaatgtcaaatttgGGGATGGGCAGTCACGgtagtaataataattcttcCATGTATTATTTTCAACCCTCTATTTCCTCTTCTACTTCCTCCTCTCTCTATAGGATGCGGAATGGGGATGGGATTGTGGTAAATAATGAAGGCTCTTCCATGGGGATTAACAAAGGCGGCTCCGGCGGCACGACCCCCAAACGACTCCGCCTGTTTGGAGTGAATATGGAGTGTGCTGCAGCTGATGGAGAAGGAGAACATGATGTTCCAAACGGCGGCGTTTCGAGGAGAGGGAAAGAGCCCTTGTCGTTGAATTGGGATGAGTGA
- the LOC111779101 gene encoding soluble inorganic pyrophosphatase 1 — MTTAENANGDKNRAPKLNERILSSLSRRSVAAHPWHDLEIGPDAPKIFNCVVEITKGSKVKYELDKKTGLIKVDRILYSSVVYPHNYGFIPRTLCEDNDPMDVLVLMQEPVLPGCFLRAKAIGLMPMIDQGEKDDKIIAVCADDPEYKHYNDIKELAPHRLSEIRRFFEDYKKNENKEVAVNDFLPSGVALEAIQYSMDLYAEYILHTLRR, encoded by the exons ATGACGACTGCTGAGAATGCCAACGGTGATAAGAACCGAGCTCCCAAGTTGAATGAGAGGATTCTTTCGTCCCTGTCTAGAAGATCGGTTGCTGCACATCCATGGCATGATCTTGAGATTG GACCTGATGCTCCCAAGATTTTCAACTGT GTTGTTGAGATTACAAAGGGAAGCAAGGTTAAATATGAACTTGACAAGAAGACTGGGCTCATCAAG GTTGATAGGATTCTGTATTCATCAGTGGTGTATCCTCATAATTATGGCTTCATCCCCCGCACACTATGCGAAGACAACGATCCTATGGATGTTCTAGTTCTTATGCAG GAACCAGTGCTTCCTGGGTGTTTCCTCCGAGCCAAGGCCATCGGACTCATGCCCATGATTGACCAG GGAGAGAAAGATGATAAGATCATTGCAGTGTGTGCTGATGATCCTGAATACAAGCATTACAATGACATCAAGGAGCTTGCCCCCCACCGTCTCTCTGAGATTCGCCGCTTCTTTGAAGACT ATAAAAAGAACGAAAACAAGGAGGTGGCAGTTAACGATTTCTTACCTTCAGGAGTTGCTCTTGAAGCTATCCAGTACTCAAT GGATCTTTACGCCGAGTACATTCTGCACACCCTGAGGCGATAG
- the LOC111779134 gene encoding proton pump-interactor BIP103-like produces MEEGELYCKEKKVREEGSEVAGEVAILDYSDDERELFDEMRVRGRHFYFAKVLPIENPKMDAMIKKAEETIEKINRDQVVMTQKIRERMMDRDALRSKLNRMNCGNYELALKWKRNSLDFLYPSLDKLTFANNAYRGKSVNSCLSVGEVDKQKLCFLMVHGCKNMGDERKLLREVDAMQGKDGGMTLDELRAPIQHLQQRLSINYVAHAEIDENAHSELILNAEKQHEIIRETALANAVVNGKLWNSLGSKKSIQQQVQELNNRSCELRERQREVNAKVKKVNKEVKMIEKDIGSLQKVFTYANRKKDEAYNTILRLKRQYGEENASYYQYRSLMRKVQVLGKKKDTAAIQELSQTQVDKFMQQWNNNLDFRNDYKKRVVPRLNNRHLGVDGSMITNQKAEVKDSKKAPKPEALSKARLKWLMKDPEDPSELFFLVKLRR; encoded by the exons ATGGAAGAAGGTGAATTATATTGTAAAGAGAAGAAGGTGAGGGAGGAAGGATCAGAAGTTGCTGGTGAAGTGGCGATATTAGATTATTCTGATGATGAACGCGAATTGTTCGATGAAATGCGTGTTCGAGGTCGGCATTTTTATTTTGCCAAGGTTTTGCCAATTGAGAACCCAAAGATGGATGCCATGATTAAGAAGGCTGAAGAGACGATTGAGAAGATCAATCGAGATCAAGTTGTGATGACCCAAAAGATAAGGGAAAGGATG ATGGATCGTGACGCACTGCGCTCGAAATTGAACCGGATGAATTGTGGTAATTATGAACTCGCCctaaaatggaagagaaatagTTTGGACTTCCTGTATCCCTCTCTAGACAAACTGACTTTTGCAAACAATGCATATAGAGGGAAATCGGTTAACTCGTGCTTGTCGGTAGGGGAAGTTGATAAGCAA AAACTGTGTTTCTTGATGGTACATGGCTGTAAAAACATGGGTGACGAGAGAAAGCTGTTAAGGGAAGTCGATGCAATGCAAGGGAAGGATGGTGGCATGACATTGGATGAACTCCGTGCTCCT ATTCAACACTTGCAACAACGATTGTCCATCAACTATGTGGCGCATGCAGAAATCGATGAAAATGCTCATAGTGAACTCATTCTCAATGCCGAAAAGCAACATGAAATTATTAGGGAGACGGCATTGGCTAATGCTGTAGTGAATGGAAAATTGTGGAACTCCCTTGGCTCGAAAAAGTCCATTCAACAACAA GTTCAGGAACTCAACAATAGATCATGTGAACTAAGAGAAAGACAGAGAGAAGTAAATGCCAAAGTTaagaaagtaaataaagaaGTTAAGATGATAGAAAAAGATATAGGTTCTCTACAAAAGGTCTTCACATATGCAAATCGCAAAAAGGACGAGGCATACAACACCATTCTTAGACTGAAGAGGCAGTATGGGGAGGAG AATGCTTCCTACTACCAATACCGTTCCCTCATGCGGAAGGTCCAAGTACTTGGTAAGAAGAAAGATACCGCAGCCATTCAAGAATTATCTCAAACACAG GTTGATAAGTTCATGCAACAGTGGAACAATAACCTAGATTTCAGAAACGATTACAAAAAGAGAGTTGTCCCGCGTCTAAACAACCGTCATCTTGGCGTGGATGGGAGTATGATCACCAACCAGAAGGCAGAGGTTAAGGACTCAAAAAAAGCTCCTAAACCAGAGGCGCTTTCTAAAGCTAGATTGAAATGGTTGATGAAAGATCCTGAAGATCCCTccgaacttttttttttggtgaaacTAAGGCGATAA
- the LOC111778855 gene encoding uncharacterized protein LOC111778855 → MMRRSMETSTPSSSLSENKFSKRGSKKSGSPRANSGSVCVHAPPSLSCFDCYMSYWNRWNSSPNGELIHQAIEAFEEQLANGEKSSKNVKGKRKDKIGRRSSEKPVDVAPLSPPPLPEVLPLAMDDGSVAPATSVSGGVEATEGSGELPRTEARAAMVVVPSSPPSNHKGLARKVWPDVLGLFNSRLWSLWGPN, encoded by the coding sequence ATGATGAGAAGATCCATGGAGACGTCAACGCCGTCGTCTTCCCTATcggaaaataaattttccaaGAGAGGTTCGAAGAAATCCGGTTCTCCACGAGCCAATTCGGGTAGCGTGTGTGTTCACGCGCCGCCGTCTCTTAGTTGCTTTGACTGTTATATGAGTTACTGGAACCGATGGAACTCGTCGCCGAACGGCGAGCTGATTCATCAGGCCATTGAGGCTTTCGAAGAGCAATTGGCCAACGGGGAAAAATCCAGCAAGAACGTCAAAGGCAAGAGGAAGGACAAAATCGGCCGCCGATCATCGGAGAAGCCTGTCGATGTTGCTCCTCTGTCGCCGCCGCCGTTGCCTGAAGTTCTTCCGTTGGCGATGGATGACGGTTCTGTGGCTCCAGCGACGTCTGTGAGTGGCGGTGTTGAAGCGACAGAGGGAAGCGGAGAACTGCCACGGACTGAGGCGCGGGCTGCGATGGTGGTTGTCCCTTCGTCGCCGCCGAGCAACCACAAGGGTTTGGCCCGGAAGGTATGGCCGGACGTGTTAGGGTTATTTAATTCTCGTCTATGGAGTCTTTGGGGTCCAAATTAg